TTTCTTCTGCTCTATATCAGACTATTACAATTTATAACTACTCTCAGTAAACACTTACTTCACTATTCTGTTGCTATAGAAATTATGCGTTGATGAATAAATTAACCGTTTACTGTAGTCTCTGCAAGTAATTTGCTTTAATGATTGAAAGGAGATGATATTAGCATAGTAAAAGGGAAAGAACACGCTTTTGCGATAATCATTCAAAAAATGTGTCTAAGAGCTAATTAATCTTGCTCTTGCTGAATTTTCTGAGTTTGGGCGTGTAGTTTAAATCTCTCGGCCTAAACTAGACATCTCCAGAAGAAAACCAAAcaatttcaagaaaacaaaaaatgagtAAACTTTGAGAAGAGTTTATATTTCGTTGTGAAACATCCATTttcaagagaagaaaaaatgtgtaaaCTTTGAGAAGAGTTCATATTTCATTGTGAAGCATTCAACTCAGTTACATGGTCAGGTGACAGAAAAACCTTACTCAGCAATCTCTTCAGAGagaaagccaacaaagaagaagaattttCTGGAACAGAACCACTCATCGCACCGATTTCACTATGACTAATCTCATAACCAGGAGTAACAACCACAATCTCAAAGACGTCATCAGAACCCGGTTCAGAATCATCGCTTCCCAGAATAGGAGCTCTGCAAATGGGACAATTGGAATGTGAAGTAAACCACATGTCAATGCACTCCACATGAAAAGCGTGGCCACACTTTGGCAATCTCCTTCCAATCTCACCCTCCTCAATAACGCTCAAACAGATCACACATTCCAATTCCTCTGTTTTCTCTGTTTTGTGCACAAACATGGGAATTGCTGAAACTGTCGCTGAATCCAGGCCCTTCGGGCAGGTGGGTGAAGCTTCTATGTTGATACTGTGGAAATGGGAAGGTTCCAGAACGTCGGAGACAGTCACCGGAGTTCGCCACCGGCGAGTGTGAGAACGTAATTGCGACTGAGATAAGAACCACTTGGCATACACGTGGAGTAGGAGGACAAAGAGGATGACTAGGAGCAAGGAAAGAACGGCTGCGAGCATGATGCTGCTGTTGTTGTCGGAGAAGACGTTCTGAGCGAGTTGACTCAGTGAGTTACTGGGTGAGTCGGATTGAGTCGGCATTGTGAGGGGAGTGAAGAATGTGAGTGTAGTTTTCTTGAATGGGGAAAAGGGTAGGTTATATTTGTGGAAAAGGTCAGGGCTTTGAGCTTAAAACAAGATTTTGGGTGGAGGGGACCCAACAAAACTCAGTCAAGAGCCAGTTTGTGCAATGCTGAATAAAATCTTGGTTTCTTGTATTCAGTGTAGTTTCTTTGCAATTAGCTGTGAAAATGTTTACgtaaaaacaaatgttttttGTGATGGAGTGTGGGGAGTTGCAGATGAAGTCAAAGGAGAGTCCCTATATCTAAGGGATTAATGAGGAATGCATGGGAATGGGGGTGGAGGgatgaagagaaaaatagggCACAAATGAAGCACTCGTGAAGGCAACGGCAATGGAGGGTAGGTGGGTTTTATTGGATTCATGTGGCaggtttttgtttatttatttgtggttttaattgattaaattggTGCAATAAAGGATCCTAACTCCTAAGGCAAAGGCCTTATGACTCATGACATGaccaagaaataaaataagatattctTAGTTCTTGTAAACTGCATCAAGCTTAAGTCAATCATGAAAAGAAGGCAACCCCCTCCACAATTTCTTCACTTTCACATTACTCGTTGTCTTTATAGGGGCTTTCATGCATTTATTACAACTTTGACAATATTAGAAAGGGCGCTGTGTTGTTTGGGTTTGGTAGGGCATGTCGCGGGACCCCAACTACTGTTATAAAGAGATCAACCAGAGTTCAGGGGTCCCATGTGAATGGAACCATACACTCTATagctgttttcttttttttctttttttctttttttctttttttctttttttctttgaccACCCTACCACAGCTAGCAGTCAACTGTTGATAGCAGCAGAAGATCTTTGCTTAGATTGCACCATATTTTGTTGCATGTTTCCAGCAATGGATAGATCCCTTTTCAGTTTTTAGAGAGGTTACAGTATTAGGCTTGCAAAAGGTCCTCCTGTCATACTGCATTGCCAATAATTCACAGGTTTTTTGGGGTTGGAAATCATTACACAtgctctattttctttttcctagttcaatctttttgttttcattattaatcACTTTTCGATAAGTCATGTTTTGAGAAGTACAATTAATAGGAATAActaaatttacataaaatataactCAGCTAACTTTATTTGTGGCATTTTTCAGTTGGCCTGCAAATTTTAGACCCCGAGTATCTCATGTCACATTAActcttttccatattttctgCTAAAGATTTTTGTCCAAACCTGTTTCTTTAGTTTATTGTCAATCCTCCAGCTTCTTGTATTCTAGAACCCCATTGTAATAATCTTAGAATTTCAATTTCAACCTTGTAAGGGATATGCAGAATGTAACCAAACAACAGGATTTGGTTGATTGGAAAATGGAAACTATGagaaattattgtttttgttttgatgttCAGAATTCTCCAAACTAGAACTAAAGGATGctcatataaattattaaaagggGTTTTTCGTTCAGGATTTTACAATATACATGACAATAGTTATTTTTTCTCATATAAAACCAAAAATGGTCACTTAAATCTATTCCATCCCCCAAGATTCTTCTCTCCTCCAGCTATTCTTTCAGTCCATTAGTTTGTATCTTTTCTCTTCCACACCTGTAACTCCCAAGTTTATCTCTATTATTGTATGGAGGGGCACCTGCAAATCAGCAATCTCAGATACATTCATTATTCACACAAACGTTTCACAAAATGAGATGGTGAAACGCACGAATTCTTTTCTTCTAACACAAAATTACTACattcatttcttaaatattaGTCATAAACTAGATGGAGCTTTTGCACAACTCCATCTTTCACTTTGAGctaaatatgaatatattacCTCAATATCTGGAATTTCTTGCAAAGGCCTGTCAGTAAAATAAGCATATAATGCCCTCAGAACTGCCTGCAGTAAGAAACTCAAGAATTAAAACCAATCAACCATATAGAGCATAAAAATGGGCAAGTTTACATCAAAATTAGGTGAAAAACCTGGTGAGATATCACAACAACAGGTGCCCGTTGCCGCTCAAGCTCAATAATTACAGGTTCTAACCTGcattatcataaatataagCTATTTACACAAAACAGTACTAGTTTGGAACCAAATAATGATTACAAGAAGTGATGCATCAACCTTTGAATAACATCCAAGTAAGACTCTCCACGAGGATAACGATACCTAAGCTTGTCCTTATAGCGTGATCTGTAGCAGAAAAAAGAACAATAGTTACACGAAACATTTTTAAATAGCATCACTATCCCACCAAGCACCGGATTTTTCAACTGGAAATTAGAAAGATCATAGTTTGGAACATACTCGTACTCCGCTGGCATGTTCTTCTTGATCTCTTCGTATGTCATGCCATCACACACACCAGCATTTATCTCATCAAGTGCACGCCATTGTATCTACCATATATAGATACTATTAGAAAGTGAGCATTAATAACACACACTTCTGTCAATCCATATTTTCTGACTTAAGGATGACACTAACCTTGGGAAATCCAACAATTGGTCCTGCTGTCAAAATTGTTCGCTGCAGTGTACTAGTCCATATCTGGACACCAGTCACAAACATCACAAACCGTTTACCATTTCAATATTTGCACGTATATTTATTACAAGCTTACACAAGCAGCTCGTTCTGATTTGAGACGCTTTTCAACAAATTTAGCAAGCTTCTTCTTATAAAGTTCTCCAGCCTCACTGTTGAAACAAATTGTATTGTGTTCCAGTTAGGCAAAAGATATTCATAGCAATTCTTGTTCCAAAAAACCAGAGATGacctttataaaaaaataaggaaaatacaaaataattaaaatatagggGAACTAAAATCATCTATCTTTGCATGACAGCAGttagaataaatttttcaattaagtCTTGAATCAAAAAGCTGcttgtatttttctttcagTTAAGTGAGTAAAGTGAGACGTACCCATTAGTCCCAAAAAGATATGCCATAGCAAGACAAAAAGAAGCCAAGATACAGGGCCCTTTAATTGaagcttttaaaaaataattgtgtaaaataactttttctaGAGCTTTTTTCAGAAGCAAATAGCTTTAGACAACAGCATTAAGTTTTCAGAGTTTTTCATTCCGGAAAagcttaaataattattatcacattttttctaaatatttttaattaaaaacatattttgttagtACTAATACACAAGGCCAAACTGCTTCATTTTTTGCCACTATTCTTTCCAATTGGTCATCTATCTTGTCAGAACATCTTTTCAGCTTCATTCCCTTCCGATAAAAAACATCTCCAATCATTATGAGTCTATTTTTTGAAGTACTGTCAACTCCACTGTCTTGACATCTCTTATAAACCATAACATAGTTGTTTCTCTCCTACTTATATTTTCCATTACAACCATTGTGCCAACAATCAATGACACCAGGCCTCCCGCTTAGATAAATGTCATGGTGCGACTTCCACACTACTAAAAAGAAGTTACAAAGAACAATCGGTTTCATCTTTAACCCAACCTGACCCACCAGTGGCAAATAAGCTATAATGTATCCTAGTTTTTTGGCTTCTTAGAAAGCCATCAAATGGAAGGAATAGATCAATAATAATTTCTACAATAGagagtagaaaaaaaatattagtaaaaggAACCATAAAGGTTCCTTACATAACTTTGGGTATCTAATGCAATGTATAAAAGAGGGTATTGAAAAATAAGACTTTGAATAATTGCgatgtgaaataaaaaaaataaaattgaacttATAATCATCTTTAAACTAATATTCTAGATCATGTACAAGTGTAGTACATCTACTACAACAAGAAATCAAAATAAGATTTATCACAATAAGACTGgtaacagaaaaataatttagattcTTTGTATTCTAACAGTTCCTCGTGTAAACAGAACAGAAATGCAAATATTTTCATTCGTACACTACCTTTTTCTAAGCTTGTGTCCTCATTAATATAAACATTACACTAAATAGAGATAGAACACAAATATACCTTAATGCAGAGTCTCCTCCAATTCTGCCTCTCACATTAAACCGACTTTCTCCATGCCGGGTAAGTAATATTGGGCGAGGTGTAAGATGTGTATTTACCTGcatgataaaaacaaatcattaATAGAAGCTAACAAGTGATTTGCAGAAGCATTTGCTGAAGGCATATATTATTAGTGTTCAAGAAAAAACCATTTGCAAAAGGTGATCTATGACATTTCTCAATACTGTCTTACTGggttaaatattattaactgATCATTTCTTTTACTTTGCAGTGTGTTAATGAAGCTTTGACTGTTAATAACTACATTCTTCTAAGAAACTTACCAAGAAAAAGACTATCCGACCAGGTAGGTAGCCACTGATATTGTTAACCTAAACCAGAAGATAGAATTTGTTGATCATTAACAAATTAAAGTGACACTGTAAACCATGTTTGTAAATGGTTATCGTAAAATTCAACGAGATGCACAAATACTTGCAACAAGAAATCCTAGAATATTAGAGCAGCCTCCCaatggtttttttttcaaacagcGAAAGTATTTTACTATATGTCATTAAACATCAGATAAATGACTTACATTTTATCATAAAGTATATGGCTTCGGTACTTTGCCACATTTTGTTCCTCCTTTCAAGTTCCTCTCAGAAATTTTAACCCAtggtataatttaatttacaatacAATTTACATATACACCTTACTGCTTGGCATAACTTTTAGATTGGGTGGTTCATTGACATGGTATCACAGATTGGTCATCCGAGATGCCCAggttcaatatatattttagagcCTAACTTTGTCCGTTTCTAATGTAAGTTTGTCACTCAACACAGTTTAGAGCTGAGCAATGAATCTTTTCTAGTTTACCGattatatattgtataattCAGATCTACTAATATGCGATCCATATAAACATAATGCACCCATATGGTAGTAACAAGCTTTTCTAACACTGATTCTTTGAAGAACAATCACACTTTCAAATATACATGTACGGAACCATGACACAATAATTTAGAAAAGCATAAAGTGAACTCAAGGACAAAGTAGTTATAATCTATTTAAATCTGAAGGTGAAAGTGAAACCATGCCTTTTTCCACACCAAGGTTTTACATCTAGTTAAACTAGTAGAATCTATTTGTTACTAACCCAAACAAAAAGCTACTATATGGATAATAAACATGCATGATGCATATCGATTATCAAACTAGCAATACTAGCAAACTAGACAACGACATATGTAAAATGGTTCAGTTTTGCTTCATACAATGACATAACTAAATGTAAAACTTACTTGTATTTGCCCTCCATGTCCACTGGCCATGTCAATCATTTTTATGTGAGATCCTTCTTCTACTGTCTCATAAACCTAGTGCATAAAATCAACATTACTTGAAGCAAAAGCTCACCTCGAATAgccattaaaatttaaagtacCCGTGAAAGACTTGCCTTCTCATAATAGGCTACACGTTCTTTGAAGTCCCGCAACCCAGCCTCAAAATCTGGTCTGCAAAAGGAAAGCTGATTGCGTATGTAACTACAATTCCAAATACTCATTAAGATAAGATGTCACTAATTTTATATGAAACATTACACTTCGGCATAGTCAGGGCTTTGCTGAATTTTAAAGCGTATATTCCTCTCAATTATGTCTACATCATTGCATATTGTTTCCAAAAAAATGATCTGTAACAAAAAATGCAAGGATACATAAGAACagtttaaaactaaattattttcatattgcACATATGGCAGTACCCATCTACCTTGCATCTACCTTCAGCCAGTTTCATGAGCATGTTTCTTCGCTGCTTGCTACTGTTTGTGGCATCAAATATCCCAACCTAAACCCCAATTAAAGCTTCAgccaaaaacaaaaatcttGAAAGAAGGCTTAAAGTAACAAAATCATCTGAAAAGGACAAATTTACCTGGCCCCCTTCTTGCATCCAAGATATCATATCTTCAAATGCCATCTTGGCTACCTAgtggtaaatgaaatattaaaactatGTACATAGAGAAAGGATGACAAGGAGATAACAATACCAGAATCATCTATGACAAATTGCTAGGTTCTGCATACATATCTCAACATTAGctataataaatacatattgtATTTAAACAAGGAGTACATGGTGTAGTTGAGGCAAATTTAAAGCATTtacatctctctctctctctattataatcaaatatatcaaatacaattagatataatatatttaatatatgatcaattattttgttttctagatataatagatattatatattatttttttagtagatTGCTATTATATATAGTCCTCTCTTATATGTAAACATCATCTTGATtcaatgaattattttatttctgtccCCCTTGATATAGCAGTATCAGAAGTGATTTTTCTGTATTCATTCCaataatttttttggttttattccATGGATGTCATCGATGAGAACTCTAATGTCTCCTAGTGGTGTGATTATGTCTACTCTAAATGTCAGTCCTTTTACCAATGgtttagttttttataatatttctacCAATCCTTTTATTAAAGGTAGATGGATCATGATTCAAGTGTTAGTACTCATGCATGTTCATTCTTGGTAATGTTTTCAATCCTACAAACATGTCATGATGTCACTGATAAAACCCTTTCATTACCCAATTAATCTATTATTCATGTAGTAACTATTGGCATTGTTCAACTTTCTCCTATATTGGtgctttattatgttttttacgTGTCtctcaattcaattttaattttctgtcttttatcctttgttcacttgaatggatttgagggagtgattgagtggatttgaaaggatttgaagataattcttttttttgtttatttgagtgaatttagagGTAAGTGAAAGTGAATTTGAAACCAACAtttgtaagaattagtgtaggatttgattgatgtgacagattaaaaaaatttacttccaaatccaccctcacttacctccaaatctactcaaataaacaaaaaaaaattattttcaaatccgttcaatcactctctcccaaatctaTTAAGTGAACAGAGCCTTAGTGCTTTGTTGGCTCATACTCATTTGTCCATCACCTtccttaaaattcacttttttatcTAGGAGATGCTTCACTCCAGGAAGATGAAGATTGTCGGTGGTAATCTTAACTAAAGGAATATACATGTTGTCTCCAATTTTTACACAAAATGATTTAACTATGTTTCCTTTCCTTTAATACCATTACAAATActgtatttctttttaaaataccGATTCTGGTAAGAATGCGTCTATTTGG
This window of the Vigna angularis cultivar LongXiaoDou No.4 chromosome 7, ASM1680809v1, whole genome shotgun sequence genome carries:
- the LOC108336417 gene encoding RING-H2 finger protein ATL63, which translates into the protein MPTQSDSPSNSLSQLAQNVFSDNNSSIMLAAVLSLLLVILFVLLLHVYAKWFLSQSQLRSHTRRWRTPVTVSDVLEPSHFHSINIEASPTCPKGLDSATVSAIPMFVHKTEKTEELECVICLSVIEEGEIGRRLPKCGHAFHVECIDMWFTSHSNCPICRAPILGSDDSEPGSDDVFEIVVVTPGYEISHSEIGAMSGSVPENSSSLLAFSLKRLLSKVFLSPDHVTELNASQ